In the Dehalococcoidia bacterium genome, one interval contains:
- a CDS encoding Zn-ribbon domain-containing OB-fold protein, with amino-acid sequence MVTDYRKPLPIPLHREASRPFWEAARRHELLMPRCRLCDRLFFYPREVCPVCLRAEIVWQPVSGRGRLHSYTVIHQPANPAFTEDAPYVYAMVQLDEGPRMIANLVDCPLDAVQIDMPLVATYDDVTPEVTLVRFRPAR; translated from the coding sequence ATGGTGACCGACTACCGCAAGCCGCTGCCGATTCCGCTGCACCGCGAGGCGAGCCGGCCGTTCTGGGAGGCAGCCAGGCGCCACGAGCTGCTGATGCCGCGCTGCCGCCTCTGCGACCGGCTCTTCTTCTACCCGCGCGAGGTCTGCCCCGTCTGCCTGCGTGCCGAGATCGTCTGGCAGCCCGTCAGCGGGCGCGGCCGGCTGCATTCGTATACCGTGATTCATCAGCCGGCGAACCCCGCCTTCACCGAGGATGCGCCCTACGTCTACGCGATGGTGCAACTGGACGAAGGCCCGCGCATGATCGCGAACCTGGTCGATTGCCCGCTCGACGCCGTGCAGATCGACATGCCGCTCGTCGCCACCTACGACGACGTGACGCCCGAAGTCACGCTCGTGCGATTCCGGCCGGCGAGATAG
- a CDS encoding response regulator: MEQSNAPLLVIEDDAGIREMMCAALREDGLPCEAAADGREAFARLSDRQPSAVLLDLGLPHADGEAIAAYIQAHFGDAVPIIIVSATARFEARPWRLGARAYVQKPFDLDVLLSTVRRVLGQDRE; the protein is encoded by the coding sequence ATGGAGCAGTCGAACGCCCCTCTGCTGGTCATCGAAGACGACGCCGGCATCCGCGAGATGATGTGCGCGGCGCTGCGCGAGGACGGCCTGCCCTGTGAGGCGGCGGCCGACGGCCGCGAGGCGTTCGCGCGGCTGAGCGATCGGCAGCCGAGCGCCGTGCTGCTGGATCTGGGTCTGCCGCACGCCGACGGCGAGGCGATTGCCGCCTACATTCAAGCGCATTTCGGCGATGCAGTGCCGATCATCATCGTCTCGGCTACGGCCCGGTTCGAGGCGCGGCCCTGGCGTCTGGGCGCTCGCGCCTACGTACAGAAGCCTTTCGACCTCGACGTGCTGCTCAGCACGGTCCGCCGCGTGCTCGGCCAGGATAGGGAATAG
- a CDS encoding dienelactone hydrolase family protein, protein MPRMHDMQRYLVEEFTEEYLEGRMGRRDLLRRVLLMTGSAAVTAAALGGLGVRSRAAEAAAPIRPRPLPPAGPVPAAILAQMQADPGAPPSQQTTDNVVDPGDPRIIAGVVSFAGAAGDLLGYLAQPADGAVHPGIGVVHENWGLIEPNMDICRRYALEGYAALCVELVSRAGGTAQFMDDLARASGFLGGANPDDLVSDLISGVVFLSQQPLVDSALLGATGFCFGGGLVWRLLEQDTNIKAAVPFYGPTPPLADAPNITAAVLGIYAELDTRITSSSNDLDAVLDAAGVRHDKWIAPGANHAFFNNTGPAYNPADAMAG, encoded by the coding sequence ATGCCCCGGATGCACGACATGCAGCGCTACCTGGTCGAGGAGTTCACTGAGGAGTATCTCGAAGGCCGCATGGGCCGGCGCGACCTGCTGCGCCGGGTGCTGCTGATGACGGGCTCCGCCGCCGTCACCGCCGCCGCGCTCGGCGGCCTCGGCGTGCGCAGCCGCGCCGCCGAGGCCGCTGCGCCGATCCGGCCGCGGCCGTTGCCGCCCGCCGGCCCGGTGCCGGCCGCGATCCTGGCGCAGATGCAGGCCGACCCGGGCGCGCCGCCGTCGCAGCAAACCACCGATAACGTCGTCGATCCGGGCGACCCGCGCATCATCGCCGGCGTGGTCAGCTTCGCCGGCGCCGCCGGTGACCTGTTGGGCTACCTGGCCCAGCCCGCCGACGGCGCCGTGCATCCTGGCATTGGCGTCGTGCACGAGAACTGGGGCTTGATCGAGCCGAACATGGACATTTGCCGCCGCTACGCCCTGGAGGGATACGCCGCGCTCTGCGTCGAACTGGTCTCGCGCGCCGGCGGCACGGCGCAGTTTATGGACGACCTCGCGCGGGCCTCCGGCTTCCTCGGCGGCGCCAACCCCGACGATCTGGTCAGCGACCTGATCTCCGGCGTCGTCTTCCTCTCGCAGCAGCCGCTGGTGGACAGCGCCCTGCTCGGCGCCACCGGCTTCTGCTTCGGCGGCGGCCTGGTCTGGCGGCTGCTGGAACAGGATACGAACATCAAGGCGGCCGTGCCGTTCTACGGCCCCACCCCGCCGCTGGCCGACGCGCCGAACATCACTGCCGCCGTGCTGGGGATCTACGCCGAGCTCGATACGCGGATCACAAGCTCCTCGAACGATCTCGACGCGGTGCTCGATGCGGCCGGCGTCAGGCACGACAAATGGATCGCGCCCGGCGCCAACCACGCCTTCTTCAACAACACCGGCCCGGCCTACAACCCGGCGGATGCGATGGCAGGCTAG
- a CDS encoding ester cyclase, giving the protein MVTETTPAAVERIVDEFLAAWSAHDSERLLRLFTDDVEYEDVPAGAVNHGKAELRAFAEGWFAASPDIRFELTSKVVTGSHAAAEWVGYGTQRGDLPGMPASGKQFRVRGASVMELAGGKVKRCTDYWDFATVMRQLGFLPEVKS; this is encoded by the coding sequence TTGGTTACCGAGACAACCCCAGCAGCGGTGGAGCGAATCGTCGATGAGTTCCTGGCGGCGTGGTCCGCCCACGATTCGGAACGCCTTCTGCGCCTGTTTACCGACGACGTGGAGTACGAAGACGTGCCGGCCGGCGCGGTCAATCATGGCAAGGCAGAGCTGCGGGCCTTCGCCGAGGGCTGGTTCGCTGCCTCGCCGGACATCCGTTTTGAGTTGACGTCAAAGGTCGTGACCGGCAGCCATGCTGCAGCGGAATGGGTGGGCTACGGCACGCAGCGCGGCGATCTGCCAGGAATGCCGGCCTCCGGAAAGCAGTTTCGGGTGCGCGGCGCGAGCGTGATGGAGCTGGCGGGCGGCAAGGTCAAGCGCTGCACGGACTACTGGGACTTCGCCACCGTAATGCGCCAACTCGGCTTCCTGCCTGAAGTGAAAAGCTGA
- a CDS encoding FAD-binding oxidoreductase: MVAGEALAAATLETLRADFRGELIEPGMAGYDEARSVWNGNIDRRPALIARCSGVADVIAAVNFARENQLLVAVRGGGHNAAGYATCDDGIVIDLSGMKAVRVDPAARTAFVQGGATWADFDRETQVFGLATTGGTVSNTGVGGLTLGGGIGWLEGEHGLSCDNLLSADVVTADGRCLRASATENADLFWGLRGGGGNFGLVTAFEFRLHPVGPLVLGGMIVYPQSEAKAVFRFYREFARSLPDAAGLSGAALLTLPDGTPAVAMLFAYNGPLEEGERLLAPVRQFGTPLADMIQPMPYCVRQTILDEAFAAHGIHRYWKSGDARELSDEIVDLLLQGAADCPSPQSSIAVFGLHGASTRVAPEATAFALREPLWDINLIAQWQDSADSERNIAWGRQLWARVEPLTGGRVYVNHFAADDKPERIRASYGPNYERLLALKQRYDPTNLFSLNPNIKPAG, from the coding sequence ATGGTGGCAGGAGAGGCGCTCGCCGCGGCCACGCTTGAGACGTTGCGAGCGGACTTCCGCGGGGAGCTGATCGAGCCCGGCATGGCGGGCTACGACGAGGCGCGTTCAGTCTGGAACGGCAACATCGACCGGCGGCCCGCGCTGATCGCCCGCTGCAGCGGCGTGGCGGACGTGATCGCCGCCGTGAACTTCGCCCGCGAGAACCAGTTGCTCGTCGCCGTGCGCGGCGGCGGCCACAACGCCGCCGGCTACGCTACCTGCGACGACGGCATCGTCATCGACCTTTCCGGCATGAAGGCCGTGCGCGTGGACCCCGCCGCCCGCACCGCATTCGTGCAGGGCGGTGCCACCTGGGCCGATTTCGACCGCGAGACGCAGGTCTTCGGCCTGGCGACGACCGGCGGCACCGTCTCCAACACCGGCGTCGGCGGCCTGACGCTCGGCGGCGGCATCGGCTGGCTGGAAGGCGAGCACGGCCTGAGCTGCGACAACCTGCTCTCTGCCGACGTCGTCACCGCCGATGGGCGCTGCCTGCGCGCCAGCGCTACGGAGAACGCGGACCTCTTCTGGGGCCTGCGCGGCGGCGGCGGCAACTTCGGCCTCGTCACCGCTTTCGAGTTCCGCCTGCACCCCGTCGGCCCGCTGGTGCTGGGCGGCATGATCGTCTACCCGCAGAGCGAGGCGAAGGCCGTCTTCCGCTTCTACCGCGAGTTCGCCCGCAGCCTGCCGGACGCGGCGGGTCTCTCCGGCGCCGCGCTGCTGACCCTGCCGGACGGCACTCCGGCCGTCGCCATGCTGTTCGCCTACAACGGCCCGCTTGAAGAAGGCGAGCGCCTGCTCGCGCCCGTCCGCCAGTTCGGCACGCCGCTCGCGGACATGATCCAGCCCATGCCCTACTGCGTGCGCCAGACGATCCTGGACGAAGCCTTCGCCGCGCACGGCATCCACCGCTACTGGAAGTCGGGCGACGCCCGCGAGCTGAGCGACGAGATCGTCGATCTGCTCCTGCAGGGCGCGGCCGACTGCCCTTCGCCCCAGTCGTCGATCGCCGTTTTCGGGTTGCATGGGGCGTCCACGCGCGTGGCGCCGGAGGCGACGGCCTTCGCCCTGCGCGAGCCGCTCTGGGACATCAATCTGATCGCGCAGTGGCAGGACAGCGCCGACTCGGAGCGCAACATCGCCTGGGGCCGCCAGCTCTGGGCGCGGGTCGAGCCGCTGACCGGCGGCAGGGTCTACGTCAACCACTTCGCCGCAGACGACAAGCCGGAGCGGATCCGCGCCTCCTATGGCCCGAACTACGAGCGCCTGCTGGCCCTGAAGCAGCGCTACGACCCGACGAACCTGTTCTCGCTCAACCCCAACATCAAGCCCGCCGGCTGA
- a CDS encoding antibiotic biosynthesis monooxygenase: MYVLRVQIQALPGKAAEFEKRAESFNQFIVQQQGCLRVSTLASLGYVGQYEGLASFTDAQAAKTCLRGPWAEWLEKNPVNDVLTLRAPTEAWEIVQTSLQTASPSGSFFASAQVTIDPTQAAAYEASRKELLALFDREARGLVGAALGRFCGGGGRYVLASVYTNRDDAERTLQAPAIQAFLQANPASKFGAVAAPEITFSEVVHSRVAAAVAQR, encoded by the coding sequence ATGTACGTGCTGCGTGTCCAGATCCAGGCGTTGCCAGGCAAGGCCGCCGAGTTCGAGAAGCGGGCCGAGAGCTTCAACCAGTTCATTGTGCAGCAGCAGGGCTGCCTGCGCGTCTCGACGCTGGCCTCGCTCGGCTACGTCGGCCAGTACGAAGGCCTCGCCAGCTTCACCGACGCCCAGGCCGCGAAGACCTGCCTGCGCGGTCCCTGGGCTGAATGGCTCGAGAAGAACCCGGTCAACGACGTGCTCACCCTGCGCGCCCCCACCGAGGCGTGGGAGATCGTGCAGACTTCGCTGCAAACCGCCTCGCCCAGCGGCAGCTTCTTCGCGTCCGCCCAGGTGACGATCGACCCTACACAGGCCGCCGCCTACGAGGCCAGCCGCAAGGAACTGCTGGCGCTCTTCGACCGCGAGGCGCGCGGCCTGGTCGGCGCGGCGCTGGGCCGCTTCTGCGGCGGCGGCGGGCGCTACGTGCTCGCCAGCGTGTACACCAACCGCGACGACGCCGAGCGCACCCTGCAGGCGCCCGCGATTCAGGCCTTCCTGCAGGCGAACCCGGCGAGCAAGTTCGGCGCCGTCGCCGCGCCGGAGATCACCTTCTCGGAGGTGGTGCATTCGCGGGTGGCGGCCGCCGTGGCGCAGCGCTGA
- a CDS encoding CoA transferase encodes MPALDGMRVLDMTQYEAGTSCTQLLAWLGADVVKVEPPGRGDPGRGVTQGPAVSQYFLNYNSNKRSIVIDLSRPEGRELLMRLAPRYDVFVENYGPGVIERLGLDYDVLRAVNPGIIYGRVKGFGLSGPYSGYKSYDWVAQAAGGTFSMTGPRDGPPMRPAPTIGDSGTGIQMALAITAAYVQKQRTGEGQLIEISMQEAVTLFMRTLGLQTWGQAPGQRSGTRLGMPSDIYPCAPGGPNDYLFIMVVTTRMWDTLCAAIGRPELVNDPRFETGPARIEHGDELHAEIAAWTRRRSKHEAMRELGEAGVPCSAVLDTLDLFTDPHLVERGLVQTIPHATAGDVRVMGSPLRLSASHVPLQAAPLLGEHTAAVLAHDLGLDGAAVAELQQRGIVEARQAAEEVRQR; translated from the coding sequence ATGCCGGCTCTCGATGGGATGCGCGTGCTCGATATGACGCAGTACGAGGCGGGCACCTCCTGCACGCAGCTGCTCGCCTGGCTTGGGGCCGACGTGGTCAAGGTCGAGCCGCCCGGCCGCGGCGATCCGGGCCGCGGCGTCACGCAGGGGCCAGCCGTCTCCCAGTACTTTTTGAACTACAACAGCAACAAGCGCAGCATCGTGATCGACCTCAGCCGGCCGGAAGGCCGCGAGCTGCTGATGCGGCTGGCGCCGCGCTACGACGTGTTCGTGGAGAACTACGGCCCCGGCGTGATCGAGCGGCTGGGACTGGATTACGACGTGCTGCGCGCGGTGAATCCGGGCATCATCTACGGCCGGGTCAAGGGCTTCGGCCTCAGCGGGCCGTACAGCGGCTACAAGTCCTACGACTGGGTGGCGCAGGCGGCGGGAGGCACCTTCTCCATGACCGGCCCGCGCGACGGCCCGCCCATGCGCCCTGCGCCGACGATCGGCGACTCGGGCACCGGTATCCAGATGGCGCTGGCAATCACCGCGGCCTACGTGCAGAAACAGCGCACCGGCGAGGGCCAGCTGATCGAGATCTCGATGCAGGAAGCGGTGACGCTGTTCATGCGCACGCTCGGCCTGCAAACCTGGGGCCAGGCGCCGGGCCAGCGCAGCGGCACCCGTCTCGGCATGCCGTCCGACATCTATCCTTGCGCCCCCGGCGGGCCGAACGACTACCTGTTCATCATGGTCGTGACCACGCGCATGTGGGACACGCTCTGCGCCGCGATCGGCCGGCCAGAGCTGGTGAACGACCCACGCTTCGAGACCGGCCCGGCGCGCATCGAGCACGGCGACGAGCTGCACGCCGAGATCGCCGCCTGGACGCGGCGGCGCAGCAAGCACGAGGCGATGCGCGAGCTGGGTGAGGCCGGCGTGCCCTGCAGCGCCGTGCTGGACACCCTGGATCTCTTCACCGACCCGCACCTCGTCGAACGCGGGCTGGTGCAGACGATTCCGCACGCGACGGCGGGCGACGTGCGCGTGATGGGCTCACCGCTGCGCCTCTCAGCCTCGCACGTGCCCTTGCAGGCGGCGCCCTTGCTGGGAGAACATACGGCCGCCGTGCTGGCGCACGACCTCGGCCTCGACGGCGCCGCCGTCGCCGAGTTGCAGCAGCGCGGCATCGTCGAGGCGCGGCAGGCAGCGGAGGAGGTACGGCAGCGATGA
- a CDS encoding SDR family oxidoreductase: MGELNGQAAIVTGGGRGIGRAIARAFAAAGAVVAVTARSVDELAETVALIEGSGGRALTLPADVSCRSAIEAVVCKTEERLGPVDVLVNNAGVSGPVGPIWEVDPEEWQRCIEVDLVGPFLFARAALPGMVERRRGRIINVASAHALGPFPHGSGYGVAKTALVRLTETLAEESRPYGVTAFALDPALVRTRLTETVTSMPEWKRWMVSTPATAVGLPLVEAERPADLCVKLASGAADELSGRYIRVQDDFDALVQRAAEIQKEDLYRLRLRV; this comes from the coding sequence ATGGGTGAGCTGAATGGCCAGGCCGCCATCGTCACCGGCGGCGGACGCGGCATCGGCAGGGCCATTGCACGGGCCTTCGCGGCAGCGGGAGCGGTCGTTGCGGTGACGGCGCGCTCGGTGGACGAGCTCGCGGAAACGGTGGCACTGATCGAAGGTTCCGGCGGGCGTGCCCTCACCCTCCCCGCGGACGTGAGCTGCCGAAGCGCCATCGAGGCGGTCGTGTGCAAGACCGAGGAGCGGCTTGGGCCGGTGGACGTGCTCGTCAACAACGCGGGCGTTAGCGGGCCGGTGGGTCCCATCTGGGAGGTCGACCCTGAGGAATGGCAGCGCTGCATCGAGGTTGACCTGGTGGGGCCATTCCTCTTTGCGCGGGCCGCGCTGCCTGGCATGGTGGAGCGGCGGCGCGGGCGCATCATTAATGTCGCAAGCGCACACGCGCTTGGCCCTTTTCCGCACGGCAGCGGCTACGGGGTGGCGAAGACGGCGCTCGTCCGATTGACCGAGACGTTGGCGGAGGAGTCAAGGCCATACGGGGTCACCGCCTTCGCGCTCGACCCGGCGCTTGTGCGCACGCGGCTGACCGAGACGGTCACGTCGATGCCCGAGTGGAAGCGATGGATGGTGAGCACGCCGGCCACCGCGGTGGGGCTTCCGCTCGTCGAGGCGGAACGTCCCGCCGATCTCTGCGTGAAGCTCGCCTCTGGCGCCGCCGATGAACTGAGCGGGCGCTACATCCGCGTGCAGGACGACTTCGACGCATTGGTGCAACGGGCTGCTGAGATCCAGAAAGAGGACCTCTACCGTCTTCGGCTCCGAGTGTGA
- a CDS encoding thiolase family protein codes for MSLRGKAAIVGIGELPTRRSYPGRSLEGLCAEAARLAIEDAGLRKEDVDGLVVDGTNMTPAAMAEYLGMRPNFATGVSMQGATGATSVAVAASAINAGLCHTALIVMGNARDAGAAPPRPGAGRGSVNAEFEQPFGPAAGAGTGYALIYRRHMHEYGTTPEQMAKLAVDERFNALQNPNATFQGQPITIDDVLNSRYINEPLHMLECVMPSAGAAACIVTTAERAKSLPNRPVYLLGAGLEQANAAIWQTPRITVTPARVSAARALGMAGYRPADMQFAEFYDCYTILVAVTLEDAGFVKKGEIGPFYQHTDTTYKGDFPINTDGGQISGGQPGLAGGFRHVIEAARQIMGRAGPRQVRRNDLCMVNG; via the coding sequence ATGAGCCTGCGAGGGAAGGCGGCGATCGTCGGCATCGGCGAGCTGCCCACGCGGCGCAGCTATCCCGGCCGCTCGCTGGAGGGCCTCTGCGCGGAGGCGGCACGGCTGGCGATCGAGGATGCCGGCCTGCGCAAAGAGGACGTGGACGGCCTGGTCGTGGACGGCACGAACATGACGCCGGCAGCGATGGCCGAATATCTCGGCATGCGGCCGAATTTCGCCACCGGCGTCTCGATGCAGGGCGCGACGGGCGCAACCTCCGTGGCCGTCGCTGCCTCCGCGATCAACGCCGGCCTGTGCCACACGGCGCTGATCGTGATGGGCAACGCGCGGGATGCGGGCGCCGCGCCGCCGCGCCCCGGCGCGGGCCGCGGCAGCGTCAACGCGGAGTTCGAGCAGCCGTTCGGCCCGGCGGCCGGCGCCGGCACCGGCTACGCCTTGATCTACCGCCGCCACATGCACGAGTACGGCACCACGCCGGAGCAGATGGCGAAGCTGGCCGTGGACGAGCGCTTCAACGCGTTGCAGAACCCCAACGCCACGTTTCAGGGCCAGCCGATCACGATCGACGACGTACTCAACTCGCGCTACATCAACGAGCCGCTGCACATGCTGGAGTGCGTGATGCCCTCGGCCGGCGCGGCCGCCTGCATCGTCACCACGGCGGAGCGGGCGAAGTCGCTGCCCAACCGGCCGGTCTACCTGCTGGGCGCCGGGCTGGAGCAGGCGAACGCCGCGATCTGGCAGACGCCGCGCATCACGGTGACGCCGGCCAGGGTCTCGGCGGCGCGGGCGCTGGGCATGGCCGGCTACCGGCCCGCCGACATGCAGTTCGCCGAGTTCTACGACTGCTACACGATTCTCGTGGCGGTTACGCTGGAGGACGCGGGCTTCGTCAAGAAGGGCGAGATCGGCCCCTTCTATCAGCACACCGACACGACCTACAAGGGCGATTTCCCGATCAACACGGACGGCGGCCAGATCTCCGGCGGCCAGCCCGGCCTCGCCGGCGGCTTCCGCCACGTGATCGAGGCGGCGCGGCAGATCATGGGCCGCGCCGGGCCGCGCCAGGTGCGGAGGAACGATCTCTGCATGGTGAATGGTTGA
- a CDS encoding VOC family protein: MSGVKQLGYLSIGVSDPEGWRAMATRALGLEIVPGDGRSTSYLRMDEHHHRIELRKDGTDDLQVVGWEVPDSATLQAVAQRLEDAGVPVQAGTRDEADQRRVLELIKFQDPGGIPTEIYYGQPLNQKPFHPARAISGYKTGDMGLGHLVVYQPDLEASLRFYTELLGFRVSDVIGPAGHPLGVFLHCNARHHSIALFAAPHASKRINHFMLEANSLDDVGSGRDICRQQGLPIVIDLGRHMNDHMVSFYLGNPSQFAIEYGWGARTVDDSCWQVGHYESVESIWGHPELSQMAAQMAQAAAAAD, encoded by the coding sequence GTGTCCGGTGTGAAGCAACTCGGCTACCTCAGCATCGGTGTGAGCGACCCGGAGGGCTGGCGCGCCATGGCGACGCGCGCCCTCGGCCTGGAAATCGTGCCGGGCGACGGCCGCTCCACCTCCTACCTGCGGATGGACGAGCATCACCATCGCATTGAACTCCGCAAAGATGGCACCGACGATTTGCAGGTGGTCGGCTGGGAGGTGCCGGACTCCGCGACCCTCCAGGCCGTTGCCCAGCGCCTCGAGGACGCCGGCGTGCCGGTACAGGCCGGCACGCGCGACGAGGCCGACCAGCGGCGGGTGCTCGAGCTGATCAAGTTCCAGGATCCCGGCGGCATTCCCACCGAGATCTACTACGGGCAGCCGCTCAACCAGAAGCCGTTCCATCCCGCGCGCGCGATCTCGGGGTACAAGACCGGCGATATGGGTCTTGGTCACCTGGTCGTCTACCAGCCCGACCTGGAGGCGAGCCTGCGTTTCTACACCGAGCTGCTCGGCTTCCGCGTTTCGGACGTTATCGGGCCCGCCGGCCATCCCCTGGGGGTGTTCCTGCACTGCAACGCGCGGCACCACTCGATCGCCCTGTTCGCCGCCCCGCACGCGAGCAAGCGGATCAACCACTTCATGCTGGAGGCTAACAGCCTGGATGATGTCGGCTCCGGCCGCGACATCTGCCGCCAGCAGGGCCTGCCGATCGTCATCGATCTCGGCAGGCACATGAACGATCATATGGTGTCGTTCTACCTCGGCAATCCCTCGCAGTTTGCCATCGAGTACGGCTGGGGCGCCCGCACGGTCGACGACAGCTGCTGGCAGGTCGGCCACTACGAGTCCGTGGAGTCCATCTGGGGCCACCCGGAGCTGTCACAGATGGCGGCGCAGATGGCCCAGGCGGCCGCCGCGGCGGACTAG
- a CDS encoding LLM class F420-dependent oxidoreductase — MRVGIITVGVDVTALAQRAEALGFDCLWIPEHTTTPVQIAPKTTNYRQHLEEDGTPQLLYRSGQFADPFITLARASAVTARLKLGTGICLVPEHNPLLLAKQVATLDAFCGGRFRFGVGAGWLEEETAIMGGDFAHRWGQTREAILAMKALWTNESAAFHGKHYDFPAVLSYPKPAQQPHPPIYVGAFAMGNVFRRVVSYADGWITWILTPEQVREGRARLNEAARGAGRDPRSIDIVAMPVAAELDAFKAYEDAGADEAVVLVMPGPEPEMLNELEQIARVVLPRYGALTRA; from the coding sequence ATGCGTGTCGGAATCATCACCGTCGGCGTGGACGTGACCGCGCTGGCGCAACGCGCCGAGGCCCTGGGCTTCGACTGCCTCTGGATCCCCGAGCACACCACCACGCCGGTGCAAATCGCTCCGAAGACCACCAACTATCGGCAACACCTGGAAGAGGACGGCACGCCTCAGCTCCTCTATCGCTCCGGCCAGTTCGCCGATCCGTTCATCACCCTGGCGCGGGCCTCCGCCGTCACCGCCCGGCTGAAGCTGGGAACGGGGATCTGCCTTGTGCCGGAGCACAATCCGCTGCTGCTGGCAAAGCAGGTTGCGACGCTCGATGCCTTCTGCGGCGGGCGCTTCCGCTTCGGCGTCGGCGCCGGCTGGCTGGAGGAAGAGACCGCCATCATGGGCGGCGACTTCGCCCATCGCTGGGGCCAGACGCGCGAAGCGATCCTGGCGATGAAGGCGCTCTGGACCAATGAATCGGCGGCGTTCCACGGCAAGCACTACGACTTCCCCGCCGTGCTCTCCTATCCGAAGCCGGCGCAGCAGCCGCACCCGCCGATCTACGTCGGCGCCTTCGCCATGGGCAACGTCTTCCGCCGCGTGGTCAGCTACGCGGACGGCTGGATCACCTGGATCCTCACGCCGGAGCAGGTCCGCGAGGGCCGCGCCCGGCTCAACGAGGCGGCGCGCGGGGCCGGCCGCGACCCGCGTTCGATCGACATCGTGGCGATGCCGGTGGCGGCCGAGCTCGACGCCTTCAAGGCGTATGAGGACGCCGGCGCGGATGAAGCCGTTGTGCTGGTCATGCCGGGGCCTGAGCCGGAGATGCTGAACGAGCTGGAGCAGATCGCCAGGGTCGTGCTGCCGCGCTACGGCGCGCTCACGCGGGCCTGA
- a CDS encoding 3-keto-5-aminohexanoate cleavage protein: MNATPVIIEAAINGGTPKRRNPHVPRSIDEIVDNALACIDAGAAIVHNHNDEPVNGTPVHAAGPYLAAYARIRERRPDAILYPTMGSGTLGGAAHVSMAERYAHVDELAKAGHLRMGLIDPGSVDLGGLDGDGLPAAIDAVYVNTYADVRHMVERCAAHRLGPSVSIFEPGFLRLALAYHARGALPRGALIKLYFGGGTPGFGLPPTAPSLAAYLALLDGTGLPWSVAVLGGDVLGTIAEEAVRRGGHLRVGLEDYGGPRTPTNVELVQEAVALIRRLGRRPATISEAAELLGLQR; the protein is encoded by the coding sequence ATGAACGCGACGCCGGTGATCATCGAGGCGGCGATCAACGGCGGTACGCCGAAGCGCCGCAACCCACATGTGCCCCGGTCCATTGATGAAATTGTCGATAACGCGCTCGCCTGCATCGACGCCGGCGCGGCGATCGTGCACAACCACAACGACGAGCCCGTGAACGGCACGCCGGTGCACGCCGCCGGGCCGTACCTGGCCGCCTACGCGCGCATCCGCGAGCGGCGCCCGGACGCGATCCTCTACCCGACGATGGGCAGCGGCACGCTGGGCGGCGCGGCGCACGTGTCGATGGCGGAGCGTTACGCGCACGTCGACGAGCTGGCGAAGGCCGGCCACCTGCGCATGGGCCTGATCGATCCGGGGTCGGTCGATCTCGGCGGGCTCGATGGAGACGGCCTGCCCGCCGCGATCGACGCCGTCTACGTGAACACCTACGCCGACGTGCGCCATATGGTCGAGCGCTGTGCGGCGCACCGGCTTGGCCCGAGCGTCTCGATCTTCGAGCCGGGCTTCCTGCGGCTGGCGCTGGCCTACCACGCCAGGGGGGCGCTGCCGCGCGGCGCCCTGATCAAGCTCTACTTCGGCGGCGGCACGCCCGGCTTCGGCCTGCCGCCGACCGCGCCGTCGCTGGCCGCGTACCTGGCGCTGCTCGACGGCACGGGGCTGCCCTGGAGCGTGGCCGTGCTCGGCGGCGACGTGCTGGGCACGATCGCGGAGGAGGCGGTGCGCCGGGGCGGCCACCTGCGCGTGGGTCTGGAGGACTACGGCGGCCCGCGCACGCCGACGAACGTCGAGCTGGTGCAGGAGGCGGTGGCGTTGATCCGCCGCCTGGGCCGCCGCCCCGCCACGATTTCCGAGGCGGCGGAGTTGCTCGGGTTGCAGCGCTGA
- a CDS encoding pyridoxamine 5'-phosphate oxidase family protein, whose amino-acid sequence MTTDEALTILRTDPVARDLLASANMARLAYTWRDGSPRVVPMWFQWTGAELLMGAPPNSPKMKVLGTRPQVAVSIDGVQWPYQWLTVRGTATVQVASEPLPFREYVMMAQRYLGEAGGEQFLTALRQTFSAWSRIAIQPQEVRVLDFQGRFPGAWSGGSHGT is encoded by the coding sequence ATGACGACCGACGAGGCGTTAACGATCCTGCGAACGGACCCAGTGGCACGAGACCTACTCGCCTCTGCCAACATGGCCCGGCTCGCCTACACCTGGCGCGACGGCAGCCCGCGCGTCGTGCCGATGTGGTTCCAGTGGACGGGGGCGGAACTGCTGATGGGCGCGCCGCCGAACTCGCCGAAGATGAAGGTTCTTGGGACGCGGCCGCAGGTCGCAGTGAGCATCGACGGCGTGCAGTGGCCCTACCAGTGGCTGACGGTGCGCGGGACCGCCACGGTGCAGGTAGCGAGCGAGCCATTGCCCTTCCGGGAATACGTCATGATGGCGCAGAGGTACTTGGGCGAGGCGGGCGGCGAGCAGTTCCTGACGGCATTGCGCCAGACGTTCTCTGCCTGGAGCCGCATCGCCATCCAGCCGCAGGAGGTGCGGGTGCTCGACTTCCAGGGCCGCTTCCCCGGCGCCTGGTCGGGCGGAAGCCACGGCACCTGA